Part of the Gemmatimonadaceae bacterium genome is shown below.
GCGCAGCGATGCCACGCTGGCGTCCGTGAGCACGAGGATCCGCTGCGAGAGATCGAACGCCGTGATGACGGGCTCCGTCACCGAGCCAACGAACGCGAGGACCGCGTGTTCGGTGGGGCGGAGCGCGGCCAGGGCACGGCTCACGGAAGCCGGCAGCGGCTGTGCCGGCAGTGTGAAGCGAATGCCCCGGGCGGCGCGCGTCGCGACACCATCGACGAACAGCGACATCGATTGACCTGGCCAGGTGGCGGCCAGCGCGCGCGCGAGGTCGTGCGCCACCGCGGCAACGTCGGGCGTCCGACGGTCGGCGAAGAGCGAGATGATCACTCCACGCTCACGCTGGCGCGCATCGCCGGTCAGGACATCAGGTGGCCGCGGTGCAATGCGCCTTGAACGCGGCCACGAGGTCGTCGGCGATCGCATCGGCCGCACGACCTTCGATCTGCCACCGCTCCATCATGAAGCTCAGCGTCCCGTTCGCGAAAATGGCGATGCAGGGGCTGGACGGCGGATAACCCGTTAGGCAGGAACGGACGCGTGCCGTCGCTTCGGCATCCTGGCCGGCAAACACGGTGACGAGATGGTCGGGACGCACCGGACTCGCCTGCAGGGCCATCCGGACCGCCGGTCGTGCCAT
Proteins encoded:
- a CDS encoding BrxA/BrxB family bacilliredoxin — protein: MYDERLVSPMREDLTRVGFTELRTVEDVDAALPDGRGTTLVVVNSVCGCSARMARPAVRMALQASPVRPDHLVTVFAGQDAEATARVRSCLTGYPPSSPCIAIFANGTLSFMMERWQIEGRAADAIADDLVAAFKAHCTAAT